One part of the Girardinichthys multiradiatus isolate DD_20200921_A chromosome 10, DD_fGirMul_XY1, whole genome shotgun sequence genome encodes these proteins:
- the c10h8orf33 gene encoding UPF0488 protein C8orf33 homolog has product MTEERLLFLDIRESKISTPAEGERNKPFWAGSDNSFRFNFFTDGVPPSHEKTSPADRIPSPTPALSLTGQGSAFAFNFQIPPDPPAEDMDTTETAHFSSPSNQQCDPEEERSHSQGGASECEASEQSKTKKKKKTGKKKLSDTETQQKLTEGSQKEEELSPEEQLNRQLDWCIEQLELGIRSQKGTPKQKEEASRALKTLRSSKAPLVKKRQVMRAMTGDYRKQMEEEKKKQFKLIQSETASAQVKVASYSPKKSVFHRRAEVRTHPAASDDQQQQAGPWGPQEETTAFAFVPSKKEFLFNFF; this is encoded by the exons ATATTAGAGAATCAAAGATCTCCACACCTGCTGAAGGAGAGAGAAACAAGCCTTTCTGGGCTGGCAGTGACAACTCCTTCaggtttaactttttcacagacGGCGTCCCTCCATCTCACGAGAAAACATCTCCAGCAGACCGCATCCCATCCCCCACCCCAGCATTATCTTTGACAGGGCAGGGCTCTGCTTTTGCTTTTAACTTTCAAATCCCTCCTGACCCACCTGCCGAAGACATGGACACAACGGAGACTGCACACTTCTCATCTCCAAGCAACCAACAGTGTGACCCGGAGGAAGAGCGTTCCCATTCCCAGGGGGGTGCGTCTGAATGTGAAGCATCAGAgcagtccaaaacaaaaaagaagaagaaaactggaAAGAAGAAACTGTCTGACACCGAGACACAGCAAAAGCTGACAGAAGGGAGTCAGAAAGAGGAAGAGCTG AGCCCAGAGGAGCAGCTGAACAGGCAGCTGGACTGGTGTATCGAACAGCTGGAGCTGGGAATAAGGTCCCAGAAAGGAACTCCAAAACAGA AAGAGGAGGCCTCTCGAGCCTTGAAGACGCTGCGCAGCTCCAAAGCTCCTCTGGTCAAGAAGCGGCAGGTGATGAGAGCCATGACTGGAGATTACAGGAAGCAAATggaggaagagaagaagaagcagttCAAGCTCATTCAAAGTG AAACTGCATCAGCTCAGGTCAAAGTGGCGTCATATTCCCCAAAGAAGTCTGTTTTCCACCGCAGAGCTGAGGTGAGAACCCATCCAGCAGCTTCAGatgaccagcagcagcaggctggACCCTGGGGGCCTCAGGAGGAGACGACAGCCTTCGCTTTTGTTCCATCAAAAAAAGAGTTTCTCTTCAATTTCTTCTGA